The following are encoded in a window of Bradyrhizobium guangdongense genomic DNA:
- a CDS encoding 16S rRNA (uracil(1498)-N(3))-methyltransferase: MPSHDFRAARLFVDAPLAQDARIALDRDQSNYLGNVLRLSAGAEVLAFNGRDGEWQAAIEGRKRPDGLVILQQTRPQDRLLDLAYVFAPLKHARLDYMVQKAIEMGAASLRPVLTRFTQASRVNTERMRANVVEAAEQCGILSIASVAEPVPLERYLSQRPADRLLIFCDEAAELENPVQSLQAAREPGRGIDVLIGPEGGFAEEERALLLRQPKILRLALGPRIMRADTAAVAALALVQAVLGDWGGASA; this comes from the coding sequence ATGCCCTCCCACGATTTTCGCGCCGCCCGCCTGTTCGTCGATGCCCCCCTGGCCCAGGACGCCAGGATCGCCCTCGACCGCGACCAGAGCAATTATCTCGGCAATGTGCTGCGGCTTTCCGCGGGCGCCGAGGTGCTGGCCTTCAACGGCCGCGACGGCGAATGGCAGGCGGCCATTGAAGGCCGCAAGCGGCCGGATGGCCTCGTGATCTTGCAGCAGACCCGGCCCCAGGACCGCCTGCTCGACCTCGCCTATGTCTTCGCCCCGCTCAAGCATGCTCGGCTCGACTACATGGTCCAGAAGGCCATCGAGATGGGCGCTGCCAGCCTGCGGCCTGTCCTGACCCGGTTCACCCAGGCCTCCCGCGTCAACACCGAACGGATGCGCGCCAATGTGGTCGAGGCGGCCGAGCAATGCGGGATTCTAAGCATCGCCAGTGTCGCCGAACCGGTGCCGCTGGAGCGTTACCTCAGCCAGCGCCCTGCCGACCGCCTGCTGATCTTCTGCGATGAGGCGGCCGAGCTCGAAAACCCCGTCCAGAGCCTGCAAGCCGCGCGCGAGCCCGGACGAGGTATCGACGTCCTGATCGGACCCGAGGGCGGCTTTGCCGAGGAAGAACGGGCCCTGTTGCTGCGCCAACCGAAGATCCTGCGGCTGGCCCTCGGCCCCCGGATCATGCGGGCCGACACCGCCGCCGTGGCGGCGCTGGCGCTCGTGCAGGCCGTGCTGGGCGATTGGGGCGGGGCGTCGGCCTAG
- a CDS encoding ATP phosphoribosyltransferase regulatory subunit, producing MTATATSNAAGSTAWADTLLLSFAQAGYVRAEPAILQPAEPFLDLSGEDIRKSLYLTTDLSGEELCLRPDLTIPVARDYLASGRAGQPAGFSYLGPVFRYRGGQPSEFLQAGIESFGRQDRAAADAEMLALALEATAAFGVRDVEIRTGDVALFNALLDALNLYPVWRRRLVKDFNRKISLEQDLERLAAATTATRSEYEGVLAALAGSDRKAALAFVTDLMSIAGTTNVGGRTTAEIADRFLEQSTLKGGALPREAIAVLKRFLSITGNPDEAVAELRALTADAKLDLAGAIDQFESRVGFMAARGIEVKTTRFSTAFGRGLDYYTGFEFELHHRGNGAEPLVAGGRYDGLMTQLGSPTPIAAVGFSVWVDALTRIGRKVGA from the coding sequence ATGACCGCGACTGCCACCTCAAATGCTGCCGGCTCCACCGCCTGGGCGGATACGCTGCTGTTGTCGTTTGCGCAGGCCGGCTACGTCAGGGCCGAGCCGGCGATCCTGCAGCCGGCCGAGCCGTTCCTCGATCTGTCCGGCGAGGACATCCGCAAGAGCCTCTATCTCACGACCGACCTGTCCGGCGAGGAGCTCTGCCTGCGCCCCGACCTGACGATCCCGGTGGCACGCGACTACCTCGCTTCCGGCCGCGCCGGCCAGCCCGCCGGGTTCAGCTATTTGGGCCCCGTGTTTCGCTACCGCGGCGGGCAGCCGAGCGAATTCCTCCAGGCCGGCATCGAATCGTTCGGCCGGCAGGACCGCGCCGCCGCGGATGCCGAGATGCTGGCGCTGGCGCTGGAGGCGACGGCCGCCTTCGGCGTGCGCGACGTCGAGATCCGCACCGGCGATGTGGCGCTGTTCAATGCGCTGCTTGACGCCCTCAACCTCTACCCGGTCTGGCGCCGCCGCCTGGTCAAGGACTTCAACCGCAAGATCAGCCTGGAGCAGGATCTGGAGCGGCTGGCGGCTGCGACCACCGCGACCCGCAGCGAATACGAGGGCGTGCTGGCCGCGCTCGCCGGCTCGGACCGCAAGGCGGCGCTGGCCTTCGTCACCGATCTGATGTCGATCGCCGGGACCACCAATGTCGGCGGCCGGACCACGGCCGAGATCGCGGACCGCTTCCTCGAGCAGTCGACGCTGAAGGGCGGCGCGTTGCCGCGCGAAGCAATCGCGGTGCTGAAGCGCTTCCTGTCGATTACGGGCAATCCGGACGAGGCCGTCGCGGAGCTGCGTGCGCTCACCGCTGACGCCAAGCTCGATCTTGCCGGCGCGATCGACCAGTTCGAAAGCCGGGTCGGCTTCATGGCCGCGCGCGGCATCGAGGTGAAGACCACGCGCTTCTCGACCGCGTTCGGCCGCGGGCTCGACTACTACACCGGCTTCGAGTTCGAGCTGCATCACAGGGGCAATGGTGCCGAACCGCTGGTCGCCGGCGGCCGCTATGACGGGCTGATGACCCAGCTCGGATCGCCAACTCCGATTGCGGCCGTCGGCTTCTCGGTCTGGGTAGACGCGCTGACCAGGATCGGCCGAAAGGTGGGAGCTTAA
- the hisG gene encoding ATP phosphoribosyltransferase, with protein MSAPFVLAVPSKGRLQENAEAFFARAGLKLSKAGGARDYRGTIAGLDNVEVTYLSASEIASQLSRGFAHLGVTGEDLVRENIADADKHVSLIDGLGFGYADVVVAVPQAWIDVRTMADLDDVTTGFREQHHMRMRVATKFVNLTRTFFQTHGITDYRIVESAGATEGAPAAGSAELIVDITTTGATLAANGLRVLDDGVMLRSQANLVASKHADWSPQALETARVILDHIAARARANKYREVRTRFRQCDAALLGEAHSRFGVEAPFGGPTSSGMLTLHCPPGQLYALASFLREHGAETVSVVSLDYVFDRENPLFAKLEAFLRR; from the coding sequence ATGAGCGCGCCATTCGTTCTGGCCGTTCCCTCCAAGGGCCGCCTTCAGGAAAACGCCGAAGCCTTCTTCGCCCGCGCAGGACTCAAGCTGTCGAAGGCCGGCGGCGCTCGCGACTATCGCGGCACGATCGCGGGACTCGACAATGTCGAGGTCACCTATCTGTCGGCGAGCGAAATCGCCTCGCAACTGTCGCGTGGCTTCGCGCATCTCGGCGTCACCGGCGAAGACCTGGTGCGCGAGAACATCGCGGACGCCGACAAGCACGTCTCGCTGATCGACGGGCTCGGCTTCGGCTATGCCGACGTCGTGGTCGCGGTGCCGCAAGCCTGGATCGATGTCCGCACCATGGCTGACCTCGACGACGTCACCACCGGCTTCCGCGAGCAGCACCACATGCGGATGCGGGTCGCGACCAAGTTCGTCAACCTCACCCGCACCTTCTTCCAGACCCACGGCATCACCGATTACCGCATCGTCGAGAGCGCCGGTGCGACCGAGGGCGCGCCGGCGGCCGGCAGCGCCGAGCTGATCGTCGACATCACCACCACGGGCGCGACGCTCGCCGCCAACGGCTTGCGGGTGCTCGACGACGGCGTGATGCTGCGCAGCCAGGCCAATCTGGTGGCGTCAAAGCACGCCGACTGGTCGCCGCAGGCCCTCGAGACCGCGCGCGTCATCCTCGACCACATCGCGGCACGCGCGCGCGCCAACAAATACCGCGAGGTCCGGACCCGCTTCCGGCAATGCGACGCCGCCCTTCTCGGCGAGGCCCATAGCCGGTTCGGCGTCGAAGCTCCGTTCGGCGGGCCGACCTCATCGGGTATGCTGACGCTGCACTGCCCGCCAGGGCAGCTCTATGCGCTGGCGAGCTTCCTGCGCGAACATGGCGCCGAGACCGTCTCGGTGGTCTCGCTCGACTACGTGTTCGACCGGGAGAACCCGCTGTTCGCCAAGCTCGAGGCTTTCCTGCGGCGGTGA
- a CDS encoding glycosyltransferase family 2 protein — translation MTLGSDVSALTTTAANAAAKGLSIVVPVYNEAAGLAALHQRICDLAKTLRQRYRLACEVVYVDDGSADATLSIARSLPADAIDVQVVSLSRNFGKEAALMAGLDHARLGAVMFMDGDGQHPPALIEQLVRHWIDDGYDVVYTAKAHRDNETFLRRVAVHGFYALINWGARQKIPEDAGDFRLLSPRAVTALRQLPERNRFFKGLASWIGFRQIRVDYEPAARAHGVTTFNAARLLGLSIEGLTSFSVAPLRFASLLGVALAGVAFLFGLSILWEVFTTGKQVPGYPSLVVGLMTIGGVQLIMIGIVGEYIGKILSELKARPIYFVAEHSEKHFDADTAGDASNRTAAE, via the coding sequence ATGACGCTGGGCTCTGACGTTTCCGCCCTGACCACCACCGCAGCGAATGCCGCTGCGAAGGGGCTGTCGATTGTCGTCCCCGTCTACAACGAGGCGGCAGGCCTCGCCGCCCTGCACCAGCGCATCTGCGATCTCGCCAAGACCTTGCGGCAGCGCTATCGGCTCGCCTGCGAGGTCGTCTATGTCGACGACGGCAGCGCGGACGCGACGCTGTCGATCGCACGCAGCCTGCCGGCCGACGCGATCGACGTTCAGGTGGTGTCGCTGTCGCGCAATTTCGGCAAGGAGGCCGCCCTGATGGCCGGCCTCGATCACGCCCGCCTCGGCGCGGTCATGTTCATGGACGGCGACGGCCAGCATCCGCCTGCGCTGATCGAGCAGCTGGTGCGTCACTGGATCGATGACGGCTATGACGTCGTCTATACCGCCAAGGCTCATCGCGACAACGAGACGTTCCTGCGCCGGGTCGCCGTGCACGGCTTCTACGCGTTGATCAACTGGGGCGCCCGCCAGAAGATTCCGGAAGATGCCGGCGACTTCCGCCTGCTCTCGCCGCGCGCGGTGACGGCGCTGCGGCAACTCCCGGAGCGCAACCGTTTCTTCAAGGGCCTCGCCAGCTGGATCGGCTTCCGCCAGATCCGCGTCGATTACGAGCCTGCGGCGCGCGCCCATGGCGTCACCACCTTCAATGCTGCGCGTCTGCTCGGCCTCTCGATCGAGGGCCTCACGTCGTTCTCGGTGGCGCCGCTGCGCTTCGCCAGCCTGCTCGGAGTCGCGCTCGCCGGAGTCGCCTTCCTGTTCGGCCTCTCCATCCTCTGGGAAGTTTTCACCACAGGAAAGCAGGTCCCTGGCTATCCCTCGCTCGTGGTCGGCCTGATGACGATCGGCGGCGTGCAGCTCATCATGATCGGCATCGTCGGCGAATATATCGGCAAGATCCTCTCGGAGCTGAAGGCGCGTCCGATCTACTTCGTCGCCGAGCACAGCGAAAAGCATTTTGACGCCGACACCGCCGGCGACGCATCCAACAGGACCGCGGCCGAATGA
- a CDS encoding ChbG/HpnK family deacetylase, with amino-acid sequence MSAAASLRRIWLCADDYGISPGVNRAIRDLIERGRLNATSVMMVGPAIERGEIEALQAAVKASPRCAIGLHVTLSAPFRPLTMHFRPLDGDMFMAFPKLLRAGLMRRLDSEFFRNEVRAQLVAFGEAFGRAPDFVDGHQHVQLFPQVRDGFVEAVSEAAPKAWVRQGGRNLPLAQRLASPKAMVLDVLSAQFRRRAARAGLAFNPAFAGAYDFTRAADFGELMRQFIEGLPEGGLVMCHPGFVDEVLTGLDPMTDVREREHAYLASDAFARLLATSHVTLA; translated from the coding sequence ATGAGCGCGGCCGCGAGCCTGCGGCGGATCTGGCTCTGCGCCGACGATTACGGCATCAGCCCCGGGGTCAACCGCGCCATCCGCGACCTGATCGAGCGCGGCCGCCTCAACGCCACCTCGGTGATGATGGTCGGCCCCGCGATCGAGCGCGGCGAGATCGAGGCGCTTCAGGCAGCAGTGAAGGCGAGCCCGCGCTGCGCGATTGGACTGCACGTGACGCTGTCGGCCCCGTTCCGCCCGCTCACCATGCATTTCCGTCCGCTCGACGGCGACATGTTCATGGCCTTTCCAAAACTGTTGCGCGCCGGCTTGATGCGGCGGCTCGACAGCGAGTTCTTCCGCAACGAGGTGAGAGCGCAGCTCGTGGCCTTCGGGGAAGCCTTCGGCCGCGCACCCGACTTCGTCGACGGCCATCAGCACGTGCAGCTGTTTCCGCAGGTGCGCGACGGCTTCGTCGAGGCGGTCAGCGAGGCCGCGCCAAAGGCCTGGGTCCGCCAGGGCGGCCGCAACCTGCCGCTGGCACAGCGGCTGGCTTCGCCAAAAGCGATGGTGCTCGATGTCCTCAGCGCGCAATTCCGCCGCCGCGCAGCGCGCGCCGGTCTCGCATTCAATCCGGCCTTTGCCGGCGCCTATGATTTCACGCGCGCGGCCGATTTCGGCGAGCTGATGCGGCAATTCATCGAAGGCCTTCCAGAGGGCGGCCTGGTGATGTGCCATCCCGGCTTCGTCGACGAGGTCCTGACCGGTCTCGACCCGATGACTGACGTCCGCGAGCGCGAGCACGCCTATCTCGCCAGCGACGCCTTTGCGCGGCTTCTCGCGACCAGCCATGTGACATTGGCATGA
- a CDS encoding DUF2076 domain-containing protein encodes MTPQERQLVDDLFDRLSKLENAPRDPDAIAAISDGLRKAPGAVYALVQTTLLQDEALKRAHNRIQELEAAQAPEKAQSGGFLDTMRDTLFGGSQSRGSVPNVPPREQRPVWNSGQAMQQTQPGYGQPPYGQAYGQGQGYGQGYGAPPVGGGGSFLGTAAAAAAGVVGGSLLLSSIRGMMGGGSHQAFGDTTIIEERGGGSPWGGDQSNSSLARDAGVDDIGSNRDSRQSFFDQGSNDRDDNDQDYDNNDNGNTDMADDSDFGGGDDGGSDFA; translated from the coding sequence ATGACGCCGCAGGAACGCCAGCTCGTCGACGATCTTTTCGACCGGCTTTCGAAACTGGAAAATGCACCGCGCGATCCCGACGCGATCGCCGCGATTTCGGACGGTTTGCGCAAGGCGCCGGGCGCCGTCTACGCGCTGGTGCAGACCACGCTGCTGCAGGACGAAGCACTGAAGCGCGCCCACAACCGCATCCAGGAGCTGGAAGCGGCGCAGGCGCCCGAGAAAGCCCAGTCCGGCGGCTTCCTCGACACCATGCGCGACACGCTGTTCGGCGGAAGCCAATCGCGCGGGTCGGTTCCGAACGTGCCGCCGCGTGAGCAGCGGCCGGTCTGGAACAGTGGCCAGGCGATGCAGCAGACCCAGCCGGGCTACGGCCAGCCGCCCTATGGTCAGGCCTACGGGCAAGGCCAGGGTTATGGACAAGGTTATGGCGCACCTCCGGTCGGCGGTGGCGGCTCGTTCCTGGGTACGGCGGCAGCCGCGGCGGCCGGCGTGGTCGGCGGATCGCTGCTGCTCTCCAGCATCCGCGGCATGATGGGCGGCGGCTCGCATCAGGCTTTCGGCGACACCACCATCATCGAGGAGCGCGGCGGCGGCAGCCCTTGGGGCGGTGACCAGTCGAACAGCTCGCTCGCCCGCGATGCCGGCGTCGACGACATCGGCTCGAATCGCGACTCGCGCCAGAGCTTCTTCGATCAAGGCTCGAACGATCGCGACGACAACGATCAGGACTACGACAACAACGACAACGGCAATACGGACATGGCCGACGACAGCGACTTCGGCGGCGGAGATGACGGCGGCAGCGATTTCGCGTGA
- a CDS encoding L,D-transpeptidase: MFKKMSVALLGSACAFIVGAPSASAFDNTVPNDPPAVLYQPQVAPAPVRVASNGNMGGGFIEFLFGDGPGRGPAYAPQQPIYQQQPAYADPRRLPPMGEPQMQGGYQQGAGYQQEAIDPRQRPFDPKFEKQLVDYTGKESAGTIVVDSTNKFLYLVEGNGRALRYGIGVGREGFTWSGVKSITAKREWPDWTPPAEMIARRPDLPRHMEGGPENPLGARAMYLGSTLYRIHGSNEPWTIGTNVSSGCIRMRNEDVIDLYGRVNVGTKVVVM; encoded by the coding sequence ATGTTCAAGAAAATGTCTGTCGCGCTGCTCGGCAGCGCATGCGCCTTCATTGTCGGCGCTCCCAGCGCCAGCGCATTCGACAATACCGTTCCGAACGATCCGCCCGCGGTGCTCTATCAGCCGCAGGTCGCTCCGGCCCCGGTGCGCGTGGCTTCCAACGGCAATATGGGCGGCGGCTTCATCGAATTCCTGTTCGGCGACGGCCCCGGGCGCGGCCCGGCCTATGCGCCGCAGCAGCCGATCTACCAGCAGCAGCCGGCTTACGCCGATCCGCGCCGCCTGCCGCCAATGGGCGAGCCGCAGATGCAGGGCGGCTATCAGCAAGGTGCAGGCTATCAGCAGGAGGCGATCGATCCGCGGCAGCGTCCGTTCGATCCGAAATTCGAGAAACAGCTTGTCGACTATACCGGCAAGGAAAGCGCCGGCACGATCGTCGTCGATTCCACCAACAAGTTCCTCTACCTCGTCGAGGGCAACGGCCGCGCGCTGCGTTACGGCATCGGCGTAGGTCGCGAGGGCTTCACCTGGAGCGGCGTGAAGTCGATCACGGCCAAGCGCGAATGGCCGGATTGGACGCCGCCGGCGGAAATGATCGCGCGCCGTCCCGATCTGCCCAGGCACATGGAGGGCGGCCCGGAAAACCCGCTGGGTGCGCGTGCGATGTATCTCGGCTCCACGCTCTATCGCATCCACGGCTCGAACGAGCCCTGGACCATCGGCACCAACGTCTCCTCCGGCTGCATCCGCATGCGCAACGAAGACGTCATCGACCTCTACGGCCGTGTCAATGTCGGCACCAAGGTCGTGGTGATGTGA
- a CDS encoding protein phosphatase CheZ produces the protein MAVHRKRFRVEDIAGGEMPILDVTEEAGPMHSEIMAELRAIRAQMAKGTAPLSGSAAMAAIDASTAHELSEARTMLDTYRAQIEQCEKLKVELDLIHDAIDRTKREIATLHGKSFDGGEMAKVNGELGAVVGGTEQATQQILEAAESIDQAASAMSKVDSVDQQKRLADDIQERVISIFEACNFQDLTGQRISKVMTTMKFIEQHINAMMEIWGGVDAIKAHVPAPVDNRSEDEKLLNGPKLAGDAGHASQDDIDALFD, from the coding sequence ATGGCTGTTCACCGCAAACGTTTTCGTGTCGAGGATATCGCCGGCGGCGAGATGCCCATTCTTGACGTGACTGAAGAGGCAGGTCCGATGCACAGCGAGATCATGGCAGAGCTACGCGCGATCCGCGCACAGATGGCGAAGGGCACGGCCCCGCTGTCCGGCAGCGCAGCGATGGCCGCGATCGACGCCTCCACGGCCCACGAGCTTTCCGAAGCACGCACGATGCTCGATACCTATCGGGCCCAGATCGAGCAGTGCGAGAAGCTGAAGGTCGAACTCGACCTCATCCACGACGCCATCGACCGCACCAAGCGCGAGATCGCGACCCTGCACGGCAAGAGCTTCGACGGCGGCGAGATGGCCAAGGTCAATGGCGAGCTCGGCGCGGTGGTCGGCGGCACCGAACAGGCGACCCAGCAGATCCTCGAAGCCGCGGAGTCGATCGACCAGGCCGCGAGCGCGATGTCCAAGGTGGACTCGGTGGATCAGCAGAAGCGGCTCGCCGACGACATTCAGGAACGCGTCATCTCGATCTTCGAGGCCTGCAACTTCCAGGACCTGACCGGTCAGCGCATCAGCAAGGTCATGACCACGATGAAGTTCATCGAGCAGCACATCAACGCGATGATGGAGATCTGGGGCGGCGTCGACGCGATCAAGGCTCACGTGCCGGCGCCGGTCGACAACCGCAGCGAAGACGAGAAGCTCCTCAACGGCCCGAAGCTCGCCGGCGATGCCGGCCACGCCTCGCAGGACGACATCGACGCGCTGTTCGACTGA
- a CDS encoding co-chaperone GroES — translation MAKSKFRPLHDRVVVKRIDAEEKTKGGIIIPDTAKEKPSQGEVVAVGPGGRDEAGKLIPIDLKVGDRVLFGKWSGTEVKIDNEELLIMKESDIMGVMA, via the coding sequence ATGGCTAAGTCCAAATTTCGTCCGCTGCATGACCGTGTCGTGGTCAAACGTATCGACGCCGAAGAAAAGACCAAGGGCGGCATCATCATCCCCGACACCGCCAAGGAAAAGCCGTCCCAGGGCGAAGTCGTCGCCGTCGGCCCCGGCGGCCGCGACGAGGCCGGCAAGCTGATTCCGATCGACCTCAAGGTCGGCGACCGCGTGCTGTTCGGCAAGTGGTCGGGCACCGAGGTCAAGATCGACAACGAAGAGCTCCTGATCATGAAGGAGTCGGACATCATGGGCGTGATGGCCTAG
- the groL gene encoding chaperonin GroEL (60 kDa chaperone family; promotes refolding of misfolded polypeptides especially under stressful conditions; forms two stacked rings of heptamers to form a barrel-shaped 14mer; ends can be capped by GroES; misfolded proteins enter the barrel where they are refolded when GroES binds): protein MAAKDVKFSGDARDRMLRGVDILANAVKVTLGPKGRNVVIEKSFGAPRITKDGVTVAKEIELEDKFENMGAQMVREVASKTNDLAGDGTTTATVLAQAIVREGAKAVAAGMNPMDLKRGIDTAVAAVIKDIEKRAKPVAASSEVAQVGTISANGDAAIGKMIAQAMQKVGNEGVITVEENKSLETEVDIVEGMKFDRGYLSPYFVTNPEKMTAELEDAYILLHEKKLSGLQAMLPVLEAVVQSGKPLVIIAEDVEGEALATLVVNRLRGGLKVAAVKAPGFGDRRKAMLEDLAILTGGQLISEDLGMKLENVTVKMLGRAKKVVIDKENTTIVNGAGKKPDIEARVGQIKAQIEETTSDYDREKLQERLAKLAGGVAVIRVGGATEIEVKEKKDRVEDALNATRAAVQEGIVPGGGVTLLRAKKAVGRLTNANADVQAGINIVLKALEAPIRQISENAGVEGSIVVGKILENKSETFGFDAQSEDYVDMIEKGIIDPAKVVRTALQDASSVAGLLVTTEAMVAEMPKKEAAPAMPAGGGMGGF, encoded by the coding sequence ATGGCTGCCAAGGACGTCAAGTTTTCCGGAGACGCGCGCGATCGCATGCTGCGCGGCGTCGACATTCTCGCCAACGCCGTCAAGGTGACGCTCGGACCGAAGGGCCGCAACGTCGTCATCGAGAAGTCGTTCGGCGCGCCGCGCATCACCAAGGACGGCGTCACCGTCGCCAAGGAGATCGAGCTCGAGGACAAGTTCGAGAACATGGGCGCCCAGATGGTGCGTGAGGTCGCCTCCAAGACCAACGACCTCGCCGGCGACGGCACCACCACCGCGACCGTGCTGGCGCAGGCCATCGTGCGCGAAGGCGCCAAGGCGGTTGCCGCCGGCATGAATCCGATGGACCTCAAGCGCGGCATCGACACTGCGGTTGCCGCCGTCATCAAGGACATCGAGAAGCGCGCCAAGCCGGTCGCCGCCTCCTCCGAGGTCGCCCAGGTCGGCACCATCTCGGCCAACGGCGATGCCGCCATCGGCAAGATGATCGCCCAGGCGATGCAGAAGGTCGGCAACGAGGGCGTCATCACCGTCGAGGAGAACAAGTCGCTCGAAACCGAGGTCGACATCGTCGAGGGCATGAAGTTCGACCGTGGCTATCTCAGCCCGTACTTCGTTACCAACCCCGAGAAAATGACCGCCGAGCTCGAGGACGCCTACATCCTCCTGCACGAGAAGAAGCTCTCCGGCCTGCAGGCCATGCTGCCGGTGCTCGAAGCCGTGGTGCAGTCGGGCAAGCCGCTCGTCATCATCGCCGAGGACGTCGAGGGTGAGGCGCTCGCCACCCTGGTCGTCAACCGCCTGCGTGGCGGCCTCAAGGTCGCCGCTGTCAAGGCACCGGGCTTCGGCGATCGCCGCAAGGCCATGCTCGAGGACCTCGCGATCCTGACCGGTGGTCAGCTGATCTCCGAAGACCTCGGCATGAAGCTCGAGAACGTCACGGTGAAGATGCTCGGCCGCGCCAAGAAGGTGGTGATCGACAAGGAGAACACCACGATCGTCAACGGCGCCGGCAAGAAGCCCGACATCGAGGCCCGCGTCGGCCAGATCAAGGCCCAGATCGAGGAGACCACCTCGGATTACGACCGCGAGAAGCTGCAGGAGCGTCTGGCCAAGCTCGCCGGCGGCGTCGCGGTGATCCGTGTCGGCGGCGCGACCGAGATCGAGGTCAAGGAGAAGAAGGACCGCGTCGAGGACGCGCTCAACGCCACCCGCGCCGCGGTGCAGGAAGGCATCGTCCCCGGCGGCGGCGTCACGCTGCTGCGCGCCAAGAAGGCGGTCGGCCGTCTCACCAACGCCAACGCCGACGTGCAGGCCGGCATCAACATCGTGCTGAAGGCGCTGGAAGCTCCGATCCGACAGATCTCCGAGAACGCCGGCGTCGAGGGCTCGATCGTGGTCGGCAAGATCCTGGAGAACAAGTCCGAGACCTTCGGCTTCGACGCCCAGAGCGAGGACTATGTCGACATGATCGAGAAGGGCATCATCGATCCCGCCAAGGTGGTGCGCACCGCGCTTCAGGACGCCTCCTCCGTGGCCGGCCTGCTGGTGACCACCGAGGCGATGGTCGCCGAGATGCCGAAGAAGGAAGCCGCGCCCGCCATGCCGGCCGGCGGCGGCATGGGCGGCTTCTAA
- a CDS encoding META domain-containing protein, with product MVSLKQVVCAAAAVLLMCAVAHAEEGFPFGTEMTLEAVPQPGSKRIPNIEIGDHGEVVLELWCKGGKGQFSVAGNTVIFVPGPLQDRSCPPAKAQADDDLVAALAAVETWKRQGDVLTLIGPKTLRFRENGN from the coding sequence ATGGTGTCGTTGAAGCAGGTGGTGTGTGCCGCGGCCGCGGTGCTTTTGATGTGTGCCGTTGCGCATGCGGAAGAGGGCTTTCCCTTCGGCACCGAGATGACGCTGGAGGCCGTACCGCAGCCCGGCTCGAAACGAATCCCGAACATCGAGATCGGTGACCATGGCGAGGTCGTGCTCGAGCTGTGGTGCAAGGGCGGCAAGGGTCAGTTCTCGGTGGCCGGCAACACCGTGATCTTCGTCCCCGGCCCACTTCAGGATCGCTCCTGTCCGCCGGCAAAGGCTCAGGCCGATGACGATCTCGTCGCCGCGCTCGCCGCCGTCGAAACCTGGAAGCGCCAGGGCGACGTGCTCACGCTGATCGGCCCGAAGACGCTGCGGTTTCGCGAGAACGGGAATTAA